One Campylobacter concisus DNA segment encodes these proteins:
- a CDS encoding 4Fe-4S dicluster domain-containing protein: MQQTLNSRRSFITAAGLFFATTALKAAPKDFGGSGVRYGMAIDLTRCVGCQSCTMSCMLENDVQPGAFRTIVSEYEAKDKSGKMAVIASLPRLCNHCNKPACIDVCPTGASYQRSNGIVKIDTKECIGCALCVEACPYHARYLSLHTYKADKCTFCDHRLRAGLQPACVESCVGGSRIIGDLNDPNSNIRKFLATHETMVIDSPKNTNPQVFYHGVSEILAKNDKKLELENGYQKVINWSEEIAQ, from the coding sequence ATGCAACAGACCCTAAACTCTCGTCGCAGCTTCATCACAGCTGCAGGACTGTTTTTCGCTACGACTGCGCTAAAAGCAGCACCAAAGGACTTTGGCGGTAGTGGCGTTCGCTACGGCATGGCGATAGATCTAACAAGATGTGTTGGCTGTCAGTCATGTACTATGAGCTGTATGTTGGAAAACGACGTTCAACCAGGTGCTTTTAGGACCATCGTTTCTGAGTACGAGGCAAAGGATAAGAGCGGCAAAATGGCGGTCATTGCGTCACTTCCAAGACTTTGCAACCACTGCAACAAGCCAGCCTGTATCGACGTTTGTCCAACTGGAGCAAGCTACCAAAGAAGCAACGGCATCGTAAAGATCGACACAAAAGAGTGCATAGGCTGTGCGCTTTGTGTGGAGGCCTGTCCATATCACGCAAGATATCTTAGCTTGCATACCTACAAGGCCGATAAATGCACCTTCTGCGACCACAGACTAAGAGCGGGACTTCAGCCAGCATGCGTAGAGAGCTGTGTGGGCGGTAGCCGTATAATAGGAGATCTTAATGATCCTAACTCAAATATCAGAAAATTTCTAGCCACACATGAGACTATGGTCATAGATAGCCCTAAAAATACAAATCCACAGGTGTTCTACCACGGCGTCAGCGAAATTTTGGCTAAAAACGATAAGAAACTCGAGCTTGAAAACGGATATCAAAAGGTTATCAACTGGAGCGAAGAGATAGCACAGTAA
- a CDS encoding molybdopterin dinucleotide binding domain-containing protein produces MQRREFLKRSAVLSTLTASAVLADGEKDDYKPQSNSLEPEFSVKDGKISLNYGHSVVFSMCHGCTTKCGIRLHVDDKNDRVLRCSGNPYNPLSNVHWANFDTSINDALLATTLSGEDEKRATVCARGAILPEMIDSPARILTPLKRVGKRGEGKWKSISFEQLVEEVVEGGDLFGEGHVDGLRAIYSDELIDSENPEYGTKRNQFLSFYLYDGRSDIVDRFVKKSFGTINHYSHGGICGGGFRVGGKITHNAKGFAHTKPDYENSKFVIYWGTSPSNGGNPFQKQAKMLSYARGTRDDFSYAVVDPSVTNAVKYASSDKGRWIAIKPGTDSALAMAMIRWIIENEKYATNYLIQPNLDQAKLAGEIHWCNATHLVITEKGHKDYGKFALINNEWQVCSQDGKIQSYKVNEPAKLYYKGKILIDGKKVEVKSSMQLLKESAYKHSLDEYSKICGVSVEDIIWLCENFTKNGRQVSTNVHGGMMHTQAGMTTYAILCLNTLMGTYGYKGGNVNASAGTHEFLKGRYDLESFEGAYKPNGLNLSRSGKYYETSSEYKRKVAAGGSGYPSTQPWYPISMPLVNETLTSHKAGYPYKVKVFINYMTNVLYGQAGLERAVLDALKDSKNLPLFVGIDAFMNETNAYADYIVPDGVNLENWALPNSLWGTIAKTSVVRYPSVSSKQAKDKNGGVIDVEAFYIAVAKRLGLKGFGKNAFKDKDGNFMDLDVKEQYYAAALANLAFDGEGVKDISDEDKKLSKISRVMTKLDPYLKDEEKPKVAHVLAKGGRYDSYESAYKGDKATVKVPAPTPASIYYEPLGGHRHSVTGEYMPGVPSLMLPVASDGTPLEKFFPRSEWKYTVSSRKSNIQHFYTFVSPRLRAVHPSNFVRIAPDVANEQGIRSGDKVKVTTPYGAQVGEAFVTDGVASGVISIEHGFGHDEFGIRTHIVDGKPAFGIANLEKGVNHNKLGLLDPKRNGEFSLNDWLVGTCARQALPAKIRKIG; encoded by the coding sequence ATGCAAAGAAGAGAATTTTTAAAAAGATCAGCCGTACTCTCAACACTAACCGCAAGCGCTGTGCTAGCAGACGGCGAAAAAGACGACTACAAACCGCAGTCAAACTCACTAGAGCCTGAATTTAGCGTAAAAGACGGCAAAATTTCACTCAACTACGGACATAGCGTTGTCTTTTCAATGTGCCACGGCTGTACGACAAAGTGTGGCATAAGACTTCACGTAGATGACAAAAACGACCGCGTTTTAAGATGTAGCGGCAACCCATACAATCCACTCTCAAACGTACACTGGGCAAATTTTGACACATCGATAAACGACGCTTTGCTTGCCACAACACTAAGCGGCGAAGATGAAAAGCGAGCCACAGTTTGCGCCAGAGGGGCGATATTGCCTGAGATGATAGACTCACCTGCAAGGATACTAACTCCGCTAAAAAGAGTTGGCAAAAGAGGCGAGGGCAAGTGGAAGAGCATAAGCTTTGAGCAGCTAGTAGAAGAGGTAGTAGAGGGCGGAGATCTCTTTGGTGAGGGACACGTGGACGGGCTAAGAGCGATATATAGCGACGAGCTAATCGACAGCGAAAACCCAGAGTACGGCACCAAGCGTAATCAATTTTTAAGCTTTTACCTATATGACGGACGCTCTGATATCGTCGATCGCTTTGTCAAAAAGTCATTTGGCACTATCAATCACTACTCACACGGCGGAATTTGCGGTGGCGGCTTTAGGGTCGGTGGCAAGATCACGCACAACGCAAAGGGTTTTGCACACACAAAACCAGACTATGAAAACTCTAAATTTGTTATCTACTGGGGCACTTCGCCGTCAAATGGTGGCAACCCTTTCCAAAAACAGGCAAAAATGCTCTCTTACGCAAGAGGCACTAGAGATGACTTTAGCTACGCAGTGGTCGACCCAAGCGTTACAAATGCTGTAAAATACGCCTCTTCAGACAAAGGCCGCTGGATAGCGATAAAGCCAGGCACCGACTCAGCTCTAGCCATGGCGATGATACGCTGGATCATAGAAAATGAAAAATACGCTACAAACTACCTTATCCAGCCAAATTTAGACCAAGCAAAACTTGCAGGCGAGATACACTGGTGCAACGCCACACATCTAGTCATCACCGAAAAAGGCCACAAAGACTACGGCAAATTTGCACTTATCAATAACGAGTGGCAGGTCTGCTCGCAAGATGGCAAGATACAAAGCTACAAGGTAAATGAACCAGCCAAACTCTACTACAAAGGTAAAATTTTAATAGATGGCAAAAAAGTTGAAGTAAAAAGCTCAATGCAGCTTTTAAAAGAGTCAGCTTATAAGCACAGCCTAGATGAGTACTCAAAAATTTGCGGTGTTAGCGTTGAAGATATTATCTGGCTTTGCGAAAATTTCACCAAAAATGGCAGACAGGTGAGCACAAACGTGCATGGCGGTATGATGCATACGCAAGCTGGTATGACTACCTACGCGATTCTTTGTCTAAATACGCTAATGGGCACTTACGGCTACAAAGGTGGCAACGTCAATGCAAGTGCCGGCACACACGAGTTTTTAAAGGGCAGATATGACCTTGAGAGCTTTGAGGGCGCTTATAAGCCAAATGGTCTAAATTTATCAAGATCAGGCAAATACTACGAAACAAGCTCTGAGTATAAGCGCAAAGTAGCAGCTGGCGGCAGCGGCTATCCATCAACTCAGCCATGGTATCCTATCTCTATGCCACTTGTAAATGAAACGCTCACGAGCCACAAGGCTGGCTACCCATACAAAGTAAAAGTTTTCATAAACTACATGACAAACGTACTTTACGGCCAGGCCGGACTTGAAAGAGCGGTTTTAGACGCGCTAAAAGATAGTAAAAATTTACCACTTTTTGTGGGTATCGACGCCTTTATGAACGAGACAAACGCCTATGCTGACTACATCGTGCCAGACGGGGTAAATTTAGAAAACTGGGCGCTTCCAAACTCTCTTTGGGGAACGATCGCTAAAACTTCAGTCGTGCGCTATCCATCCGTTAGCTCAAAGCAGGCAAAGGATAAAAACGGCGGCGTTATCGACGTTGAGGCGTTTTATATAGCCGTAGCAAAGAGACTTGGTCTAAAAGGCTTTGGTAAAAATGCCTTCAAAGACAAAGACGGAAATTTCATGGACCTTGACGTAAAAGAGCAGTATTACGCAGCTGCACTAGCAAATTTAGCCTTTGACGGCGAGGGTGTGAAAGATATAAGCGACGAGGATAAAAAGCTTAGTAAGATATCAAGAGTGATGACAAAACTCGATCCTTATCTAAAAGACGAAGAGAAGCCAAAAGTAGCGCACGTGCTAGCAAAAGGCGGTAGATATGATAGCTACGAGAGCGCGTACAAGGGCGATAAAGCAACCGTAAAAGTGCCAGCGCCTACGCCAGCTTCTATCTACTATGAGCCACTTGGCGGACACAGACACTCAGTAACGGGCGAATATATGCCAGGAGTGCCAAGTCTGATGTTGCCAGTAGCAAGTGACGGCACGCCGCTTGAGAAATTTTTCCCACGCTCTGAGTGGAAATACACAGTTAGCTCAAGAAAGTCAAATATCCAGCACTTCTACACATTTGTTAGCCCAAGGCTAAGAGCCGTTCATCCTAGCAACTTCGTAAGGATAGCACCAGATGTAGCGAACGAGCAGGGCATTCGCTCAGGCGATAAGGTCAAAGTGACTACGCCTTATGGAGCGCAAGTTGGCGAGGCATTTGTAACTGACGGCGTTGCTAGCGGGGTTATCAGCATAGAGCATGGATTTGGCCATGACGAGTTTGGTATAAGAACGCACATCGTCGATGGAAAGCCAGCTTTTGGGATAGCAAATTTAGAAAAAGGGGTCAATCACAACAAGCTTGGACTTCTTGATCCAAAAAGAAATGGCGAATTTAGCCTAAATGACTGGCTGGTGGGTACTTGTGCTAGACAAGCACTGCCTGCAAAGATAAGAAAGATAGGCTAG
- a CDS encoding phospholipase A: protein MPKFIPFLAFGFSLLAASELSEFQRAQALEQSGDIKGAMQIYKSIAENSINAQGLASKASLNAEPATPEAKVKQAKITQENKAEHHLQNALGIELYKFNYLFPVTYAKTVPDDGRKSVETKFQISLAKPLFYDVFGLRESLVAAYTQTSWWQITKKSSPFRETNYQPEIFLNFASPKYLEKIGIQNLKFGLLHESNGRDGSKSRSWNRAYVQSDFVYGNFSVSPRVWSVIGEKNDNKEILNYIGHGDVRLSYKLNDQIFSLMLRNNLHFDKTNKGAAEISYMFPIFSSGVYGYLQYFTGYGESLIDYDRHTDKVGLGFVILK, encoded by the coding sequence ATGCCTAAATTTATACCATTTTTGGCTTTTGGTTTTAGCCTTTTAGCAGCAAGCGAACTTAGCGAGTTTCAAAGGGCGCAAGCACTTGAGCAAAGTGGCGACATAAAAGGTGCTATGCAAATTTATAAAAGCATTGCCGAAAACTCTATAAACGCGCAAGGCTTAGCCTCCAAGGCTAGCCTAAATGCCGAGCCAGCGACGCCAGAAGCAAAGGTAAAGCAGGCTAAGATCACACAAGAAAACAAGGCTGAACACCATCTGCAAAACGCACTTGGCATAGAACTTTATAAATTTAACTACCTTTTTCCAGTAACTTACGCTAAAACTGTGCCAGATGATGGGCGAAAGAGCGTTGAGACCAAGTTTCAAATAAGCCTTGCAAAGCCGCTATTTTACGACGTTTTTGGCCTTAGAGAGAGCCTAGTGGCAGCCTATACGCAGACTTCGTGGTGGCAGATCACTAAAAAGTCATCGCCGTTTCGCGAGACAAACTATCAGCCAGAAATTTTCTTAAATTTTGCCTCACCAAAATATCTAGAGAAAATCGGCATCCAAAATCTAAAATTTGGCCTTTTGCATGAGTCAAATGGACGAGATGGCAGCAAATCAAGAAGCTGGAACAGAGCCTACGTGCAAAGCGACTTTGTCTATGGCAACTTTAGCGTCTCACCAAGAGTTTGGAGCGTGATCGGCGAAAAGAACGACAATAAAGAAATTTTAAACTACATCGGACACGGCGACGTAAGGCTTAGCTACAAGCTAAATGATCAAATTTTTAGCCTAATGCTAAGAAATAACTTACATTTTGATAAAACAAATAAAGGTGCTGCTGAAATTTCATATATGTTTCCGATATTTTCAAGCGGCGTTTATGGCTATTTGCAGTATTTTACAGGATATGGCGAGAGCTTGATTGATTATGATAGGCACACAGATAAGGTTGGTCTTGGCTTTGTTATTTTAAAATAG
- a CDS encoding glycerate kinase family protein produces the protein MRILVAIDSLKGSLSSLEAGLAIKEALEDFCDVIVKPVADGGEGSVEAMADALDAKFIDIIVKNPLGTEILARYALKDDLAILEMSSASGLTLINTNERNPMKTSTFGFGQMIKDAISKGARKFIVGIGGSATNDAGTGMLSALGFKFYDKNGALLEGKGEDLAQICDFSDEEAIKELKECEFLIACDVDNPLYGQKGAAYVYAPQKGANGRMVKQLDDGLKHFASLVKEKNGTKFHTQKGAGAAGGLGFAFVAFLGAKLRPGIEIITQTIALEDEIKKADLVITGEGRMDFQSTMGKTPTGVAKLAKRHHKPVIALAGSVQRCAKDCHKHGIDAYFCILNEPMSLEEAMRKDNAIRNLKMTAEQVIRLYMLNHRA, from the coding sequence ATGAGAATTTTGGTTGCGATAGATTCATTAAAAGGCTCGCTAAGCTCGCTTGAAGCGGGCCTTGCTATAAAAGAAGCCCTTGAAGACTTTTGTGATGTTATAGTAAAGCCAGTAGCTGACGGCGGTGAGGGCAGCGTGGAGGCTATGGCTGACGCACTTGATGCTAAATTTATAGATATCATCGTCAAAAACCCACTTGGCACTGAAATTTTAGCTAGATATGCTCTAAAAGATGACCTTGCCATACTTGAGATGTCAAGTGCTTCTGGTCTTACTCTTATAAATACTAATGAACGCAATCCTATGAAAACTAGCACATTTGGCTTTGGTCAGATGATAAAAGATGCCATTAGCAAGGGTGCTAGGAAATTTATCGTAGGTATTGGCGGAAGTGCTACAAATGACGCTGGCACAGGTATGCTAAGCGCTCTTGGCTTTAAATTTTATGACAAAAATGGCGCTTTGCTTGAGGGTAAAGGTGAAGATCTAGCTCAAATTTGCGACTTTTCAGATGAAGAGGCTATAAAAGAGCTAAAAGAGTGCGAATTCTTAATCGCCTGTGACGTGGATAATCCACTCTACGGACAAAAGGGTGCTGCCTACGTCTATGCCCCACAAAAGGGCGCAAATGGTCGCATGGTAAAGCAGCTTGATGATGGGCTAAAGCACTTTGCAAGCCTTGTAAAAGAGAAAAATGGCACTAAATTTCACACGCAAAAGGGCGCTGGAGCAGCTGGCGGACTTGGCTTTGCTTTTGTTGCATTTTTGGGCGCAAAGCTTAGGCCTGGTATCGAGATCATCACGCAGACCATCGCACTTGAAGATGAGATCAAAAAGGCCGATCTTGTCATCACTGGCGAGGGTCGTATGGACTTTCAAAGTACCATGGGCAAGACTCCAACAGGCGTGGCAAAGCTAGCTAAGAGGCATCATAAGCCAGTTATTGCGCTTGCTGGAAGCGTGCAAAGGTGCGCCAAAGACTGCCATAAACACGGCATAGATGCGTATTTTTGCATACTAAATGAACCAATGAGCCTTGAAGAAGCTATGCGAAAAGATAATGCCATTAGAAATTTAAAGATGACTGCCGAGCAAGTCATCCGCCTTTATATGCTAAATCACAGAGCATAA
- a CDS encoding GntP family permease gives MSGIALIVCFVIAIILMILMISKFKVHPFLALMSISLVLAIVAGIDLSKIPAMIGVGFSGTFKSIGIVIIFGTIIGTVLEKTGAALKLADMVVKLVGQRRPELAMLIMGWVVGIPVFCDSGFVVLNSIREALYKKIAASPVAMSVALSGGLYASHVFIPPTPGPIAAAGTLGLGGNLLLVIIMGTVVSVPVLVAVYFFSKSIAKSVTISDKEADATITASYEELLNKFGKLPSGFLSIAPIIMPIIFMAVGSVIDVLAKQSMLDKASFLPKVFLFLGNPIIALAIGVIFCVFLLAETKKMREFDHITNESLKIAGPILFITAAGGVLGNVITEAGFVNFIKENASTIKAIGIFFPFIISAVLKTAQGSSTVAIITTASIMGAFSADNSLMHTLGFTSEISAALCVMAIASGAMCVSHANDSYFWVVTNFSKMTADQGYRTQTAMTFIMGVVGMISVYILSLVLL, from the coding sequence ATGAGCGGTATAGCTTTGATTGTCTGTTTTGTTATAGCAATCATCCTTATGATCCTTATGATCTCAAAGTTCAAGGTGCATCCATTTTTGGCACTTATGAGTATATCTTTGGTGCTTGCGATCGTCGCAGGTATCGATCTATCCAAGATCCCAGCGATGATAGGCGTTGGTTTTAGTGGCACATTTAAGAGCATCGGCATCGTCATCATCTTTGGAACGATCATCGGTACAGTGCTTGAAAAAACGGGAGCTGCGCTAAAGCTAGCTGACATGGTCGTAAAGCTAGTCGGACAAAGACGCCCTGAGCTTGCCATGCTTATAATGGGCTGGGTTGTTGGCATACCAGTATTTTGCGATAGTGGTTTTGTCGTATTAAACTCTATCCGCGAAGCACTTTATAAAAAGATCGCAGCAAGCCCAGTTGCTATGTCAGTAGCACTTAGCGGCGGTCTATACGCTTCTCACGTCTTCATCCCGCCAACTCCTGGTCCAATAGCTGCTGCTGGCACACTTGGCCTTGGCGGAAATTTACTTCTTGTCATCATCATGGGTACAGTAGTTTCGGTGCCTGTTTTGGTAGCTGTCTATTTCTTTTCAAAAAGCATCGCTAAAAGCGTAACTATCAGCGACAAAGAGGCTGACGCTACGATAACAGCGAGCTACGAGGAGCTTTTAAATAAATTTGGCAAATTGCCTAGCGGATTTTTAAGCATCGCACCTATCATCATGCCTATCATTTTCATGGCGGTTGGCTCTGTGATCGACGTTTTGGCAAAGCAAAGCATGCTTGATAAGGCTTCTTTTTTACCAAAAGTATTTTTATTTTTAGGTAACCCTATCATCGCCCTTGCGATCGGCGTGATCTTTTGTGTATTTTTACTAGCAGAAACTAAAAAGATGAGAGAATTTGACCATATAACAAACGAATCATTAAAGATCGCAGGTCCTATACTCTTTATCACCGCAGCTGGCGGCGTTTTAGGCAACGTCATCACTGAGGCTGGCTTTGTAAATTTCATAAAAGAAAATGCCTCAACTATAAAAGCGATAGGAATTTTCTTCCCATTCATCATCTCAGCCGTGCTAAAAACTGCTCAAGGAAGCTCGACCGTGGCTATCATCACGACAGCCTCTATCATGGGTGCATTTAGCGCTGATAACTCGCTCATGCACACACTTGGCTTTACGAGCGAAATCTCAGCTGCGCTTTGTGTCATGGCGATAGCATCTGGCGCGATGTGCGTATCTCACGCAAACGACAGCTACTTCTGGGTCGTAACAAACTTCAGTAAGATGACCGCAGATCAAGGTTACCGCACACAAACAGCGATGACATTTATCATGGGCGTTGTTGGTATGATCAGCGTTTATATACTATCTTTGGTGCTTTTATGA